Genomic window (Festucalex cinctus isolate MCC-2025b chromosome 7, RoL_Fcin_1.0, whole genome shotgun sequence):
ATGTAAATGAAACTGTGGTGTGCGTGATGTAAAACAGATATACCTGGCACTTGTACTgcatctaaaaacaaaaaccagtCATCATCCACCTCTCGTGGTTGTGGTTTCATTTCAACTAACTTCACCGGCAGCCTCACTTCTTCTATGctggatttttgttttctttctttaactGCGGTCACATCCACTATATTCTCAACCACAGcaactgacagaaaaaaaaatagtcaatcaTGCCGATTGAAATGAAAGTTGTACAGCATAACTGATAACTGACGATACATTTAGTGATGAATACCTGATGGTAAAGGAGCTGTTTTTTCTAGTCTGGTTTGTTGTTGGAACAGTTCAAACCAATCATCTTCTCCTTCTCTGCCTGATGCTGGTACAACTGGTCTCATTTCTGAAATTCGTGTTTCATCAAGCCGGGTGTTCTCACCAATTATCTTCATCTCCCATGTTCTAGTCTCAGTGGTTAACACCTCAGCCTCAAAGGGCTTCCTTATAGCTGGAGTAATTTCAACGGGCGCGTCTGGCACAAGCAGATAggcaacagggggaaaaaaaaaaaaaaaatgaatgtttctTTTGGCCAATCAATGGTAAATAAGCTTTGTTGTCAGTGAGCTCAAGCCTAAACTGTATACCTGATGGTAGTCTAATGACCTCATCGCCGACAGCATCAAATGCCACAAACCAGTCATCATCTTTCTCTGGCTGTGGTTGGGATGGACGCGCTCTCATCTGGTCCAAACCAACCGGCAGCGGTTTCACCTCGATCGCTTTCACTTCAATCGCAGGTCCGACATCCGGATAGATTTGAGCTGCCTTCGCTAGGGGAACTATTTCAGAAGTGAAAATTAGATTCCTCTGGTGCACTGACGTGTGTGAAAAGCACAAGACGAAAGTGAGATGCGGGTACCTGGGGGTACAAAGGTCGTTTCTCTGGGAATAACATCCAGCAGTAGAAACCAGTCATCATCTCTCTTTATGACTGATGGGATTTTTTTCAGCTCAGGATAAATTTTCTTCAAAGCCTCTTCTTTTTGCACCACCTCCACTCTTTCTTCAACCACAGTAGAAATGCTTTTTTCAGCGTAACTCTGAACATACCCAGCCTGAGTCACTTGACAAGAAGAAGGATGTGAAAATATTAAATCAGTGGTGGCTCCACGTATGAAGGAAGAGCATGTTTGGATGTTGGCAATACCTGGTGGTACAAACTGTGTTTCTCTGGTGGGAACATCCAGCAGCAAAAACCAATCGTCGTCTATTTCTCTTTGACTGGCTGACATTGTGACCTCATTTTGCCTCAGATCCTCTTTCATTTCTGTTTCTTTCACTACTACGTCTCTCATTTCAACTGGCACGTCAGTCAGAGAGACATCTTGTTTCGCAGACACGTCAACAGCAGCTACAAGAAGAAGATACAAACTCTCAAAGCCGACACAGAAGGGCTTTTAGATAAAAATGCCAGCAAAGCTCAACGTCGTTGTTTGCTTTAGTAAAGCTGTGATGTGAAGCAATATAAAGGACGTTAGCAATACCTGGTGCTACATAACTGCTGTCTTTGGAAACAACATCCAGCAACACAAACCAATCATCGTCTCGTTCTTTCACCGGCTGTTGTTGGATTTCTTGAAGATATGTTGGCGCCTCTTCTCTTATCTCTGCCGCTTCAAGTTGCACCTCCCTAATCTCCTCAAGTGTTTCAACCATAGAGAACGAACTTTCTGCCTCCATATGGCCAGGTTCCGTCAAGATAACTGATGAGTAAAATGTGCGAGCATGAGAACAAGGCACGAGAAAGCTTAGTGTTCTGAAAGCAGCAGAGGGGAACACGGCAGTACCTGGTTGTGCATATCTGGCAACAACATCCAGCAATACAAACCAGTCATCTTCTCTTTCTAGTAAGGTCTGTGGTGGACGAATGTCGCCCACTGGTCGCTCTTCTACTAAGACCCTTTTATCCACAAGTGCTGTAACCACtgattttgaagtgaaaaactcACCCTCATCCAGCGCAACGCGTTTCGCTGATGTAACTGAACaagatgaagaaaaacaaattcaataCTTGGACATAAGTACGTTGCACCAAAGCTCGAAATGAAGCAAAGCTGGTCGACGTGCAGGAAGCCGTTGAAAAGAATTTTGTTCATAAGTGCAAAACACAGTGCGAAAGCCATAGAATATCACATTCGGAAGCATCACGGTAGCCATTGTTTTATGGTTAACGctacaaatgacaaaaaaaatgagcgaGAAGATTTAAAAAGCTCAATGCGAAATGCCTTGACTGTACCTGATGCTTTGATAATAGGCGTGTATGGAGGACAGTCAAAAAGCACAGACCACATATCCTTATCTTTGTCTAGTGAAGATCCACCTTCAACCTCACTAAGTTCCCTCTCAGATGTTTCCTCCAATATTTCTGTCTTCAATCCAATCTCACTGTCTTGGCACGTCTTTTCTGAGATTATCTTTCGAAGTGTATCTTCCATAGCATCGAGCCTCTGTGGCCTCTGATCCACAAAAGCTACTTTTTTCTTAGTCCTTACCTCCCTCTGATAAGATACCTGAGAAGAGGAATTGACAGGTTGCAAATGAAACTTTTCCTCCACTTCATCTTTCCATTCGTCTTCTATCTGACGTAGCTTCTCCCTCAGACTGTAATCAAACAAATTCTCATCTTTTTCAGCATCGTCTTCCTCAGGCAAAAGGCCCTTTAAAAACACCTCTTTTATTTGCTCCTCTAATTCATCTTTTTCTTCGTCCTCATTCATGTTCTTCACGATCATCGCAGAATTTTTCAACACAGTCCGTGTTATGGCTCGACTTTCTTTCTGCAGTTCCTCCTCCTTTAGCTTGGTAACTTCTTGTTCCCCTAATTCCTCTTCGATCACCTCCTGAATTCTATCTGACACCTCTTCTACTTCTTGGAGCCTCTCTTCTAAATCTTTAACTTTCTTCAGCCTCCTCTGCAAATCTTCCATCTCTTCTAGCTTCTCCACCACCATCACCATCTCCTCTAGCCTCTCAATGACCTCCTCATCTGTCAATTCTTGCTCTTGGACAGACATAGCTTCCTCATCCTTCACGACGAGCTGAGCTGCATGGAGGAGAAGCAGGAACGGAACACGAAATATGATGCATTAACAATATTCCAAGTCTGCTTGCAAATCATACTATCACACAGTGACTCACGCTGAGGTTTATCGACATTTTTATACAAGGACGGGCTGGCAATTGGATCAAAGTGGTGGAACCAATCATGGTCTCGCTCCTGTGCCGGTCGCAATAGCCTGTCAATAGAGCTCACGCTTGCCAAGCTGAGATTAGCTGACAATATGAGAAGAAAAATCATTTACACCAAATGAACAAAAAGACAGAAGTGTTCAAGAAATGCACATTGAGGATGAGCACACCTCTGAAGGCAAATATGCTTCTGAAGCTTGCAGGCGTTACAAATGCTCATACCTGGCCGTTCTACAAAATCAAAAGACGAGGAAAATGGCAAGGCGGGATCTCGTTCGGCCAGGGTTGACCATTCATCGTTTCTCGTCTGCAGTCGTGCATCAGATGAAAGCTCCCACCACGGCCGACTGCCTGCCTGAGTATTCCAGGACTGAATAAATGTCTGTTCAGACTCACTTCTGGCTGTGAAGAGATGATTGATTATCTGATGAGGTTTTCCTCTGCTGTTTCAAGTACATGAAAagcgtttaagcaagatctcggTGAGGTTTGCGAGAAAGCTCAGCGGTTACGTTTTTCTAATTTGGCCATTCAGCACAAACGCtatgcccaaaaaatggcaatgcTGTTTCAATAAGTGATTAAAGCACAAATGGTTACAAAAATGGAAGCCAAGTGAAGATGACGAGAAAGAAGCTACTGAAGGCGGTGCATAACAAACATCAAGCTGCAACTTCTGAGCgagccaaaaacaacaacaatgtgaaGCCTGAATCAAACGGGCATATTGTACAGTGACCAAAGACACCCTGGAATCATGCCAGGGAAAAGACAAAGTGGTTGGCTGAACAGTTCAATGAACTGACATCAACATCCATAGTTGAATGGTCTTTCTGGTCAGAGCGTTAAACATGGCAAAGGAAGCATGGATATTAAAGGAAACCATAAAGCCATTAGTAAGCACAAATAATATAGGGTGCGGGGGGGCAAAGCGCCACACAATTCCGGGTACCTGGAAATTCGAGGGAAGGATGCGGGTTTTCAGAAACAAGCACCGACGACCAGTCATCAACCTCACACCTGGTTGATGCTGTGAGGCTCCGGACAGTCTTGTCTACAGCCGTTAGACCGAAAGAAGCATATCTTTCTCTATCTGTGTTTCATGACCAAATGTTTGCGTACTCCGGAACATACCTCCATCTAAATTGCGGGAGAGGCGTTTGCTTGCAGAGCGTGTGAAGCGAGGGGCGGGCCGGTCGATCATGGAGCTGGCTTGCCGGGTCTGGGCCTGGGTGCGACcgctgtacctgaacttggagccCAGGACCAGGAAGCGTCGTGACGAGGGAGGCTCAGTTGTTGAAACCCTGAGGAAAAagacgtgtttttgtttttgtttttttttctatttcattgGAGCCATGGAGCAACAAGCCAATAGACGCACTAGTGTACATTATTTGGAATTCCAAAATTGCCAGCGTTGCATAACTTGGTGAGCAACAACTTTGACCCTTAGTGGTTCATTCTAAGGTCAGGGCGAGTGCACTGTAGCTGGAGCCAATTTCATGGATTAGGCTCCAGTTAGCCAATTATGCAGAGGACAGGCATGTGTTGGGCAAGAAGGGGCATGACATTCAAAGTCGGCAAGATCAACTTGTTCTTACCTGAAGAAGGTGTGATGCTCAACGCAAACTTTCCACAACTTCTTTGAGGCTTTGTAGTTTGGGAGTTTGAAGCCGATTGTGCTTTCATACTGCTCTTGCTGCgtgccaagaaaacaaaacaattaaggCGGGGTCAAAAAGGGTCACATTCGGTTGATCACATTAGTCTGGCACACAGCACGAAGCATGACATTTACCCTGGAGCAAGGTCGCATTAGTGCATTCTAAATCCCGTGCTGTCACACCGACTAATATACTGAATTTCAGTCATATAAAATATTACGACTATGAAAACtgtgaataaagaaagaaagtgaaAACGGCCCTCGATTAACACAGTAACTAACCCATCAGGACCAATATGCAGTATATATAATatagagcaaaaaataaatgtattttttgttaccAGAAGACGCAGTCatgatatgcaaaaaaaaaaaaaaaaaaaacattgaaaaatgtgtattttgattTACCTCAGACGGCCGGATCTTAATGAAGAAGCTGCTGCGTTTGTAAGAGATCTTGAGAACTTTTGGCCAAGGGAAACGGTTGATTCTCAGCTTGTCCTTATAAACCATCAGACCGCCAGAACAAACACCAAGTGTAATGTCCACACCATCAAGATcctgcaaaagcacaaacacaGTCAAAGTAACAGGCCATTACGTAGTCCTGCGCTTTCAACACTCGGCCACTGGGGGGCAGACTTTCAAACACTATGAGGTCATGAAGTTCAAAAGCATGTTTATTGCCACCCgacatgatttatttatgtatttatttatttatttatttattaacgctTTGTTTAGTGTTGCAATTATCACGTTTGGCCATGTTATCATGCCCAATGTGTTATTTTGGACAGACATGGTGTAACAGTGTCAATGTGTCCTTTCTAGTTATTTACAAATTACAATACAGTTATATTATTGCGACATTTGTGGATACGGCACACTGAGTTACATTAGTTCAATGAATGACACTCTGGTCTCTAACAGAATATTACCTTGGCTTGGTGAAGGTCCACACCATACATTGCAAGTTTCTTGGCATTTTCCAGGAACAGCATGTCTGCTTGGGCTGGAGTCATTGACCTTGCGTATACAAAGAGGGTTCTGAATCCAATCTTGTCTACGAGTTCTGATTCTTGAACTTTTGATACCTCCTAGAGGCTTACCTATAAGTACGATGTAACTCCATCACCTTTTCCTCCAGCTCTTTGCTCTGTCCAGGAGCAAGACTAAGATCTTTCACATAGTCAGCTCCATGGACTTCCGGGTCATATTCACCAAGCTCCGACTGTGCTGTGTAAGAGCCCAGCAGGGATAGGGTGACAAAGGAACATGGAAGAACCCCATTCATGATGTCCTTCCTCAGCTGGAGACACAAATAGTACCTGGaaaaagagaagagaagagaatggATCAAACATGAATGAGGTAGTTCCCATTCATTCAAATACAAGTTTGCTTCGCATTCCTAAATATGAATCTAAAGGCAGAAGGTTGTctaacaaaagcacaatacgTGAAACTCACCTTGTGAGGTCTTCAGTAAGCTGTGCCGGGTCAGGAGGATAGAACTTTATGTTGAAAGTAAACTCGTAGACAGCACCTGGCACCTGTTTCCTGATTTCCTTGGCAGGTTCCAGCCATGTCTGGaaaatagaataatatataaatagaaatatTAGTTTTGTTTCTACTGATACCAAATGAGCTTGCTAATGACCATTTTGCACCCATTTTTTTCCTGACCATTAACGTGCATCAATTTACACAGAAATATTTCACCATTTTCTCTTATACAGAGTTATATACAATATTTCAGAAAAGGTAACCCCGGAAAAATAGAACAGCTTGAAAGCACAAATCTCAGGTTGAGACTTTCTGAACACATTTGCTAAATTGTCAACATGAACTCTGCTTTTGTTGATCAACATCTCCTCTATTCACAGCCaacttgtaatttttttttgttaaataaattgAACGAAAGGGAGTGCTACACTAACACAATCCATGCAAATGAATGTTAAGTTTGAAGCCGACCTTGCTGGTTGGTGTTTCCCAGTGCGCAAGGCCAAAGTAATCTTTCTCCAGTAGGTTGAGGTTGTCGCACACTTTAGTGATAAGCTCTTGTCCTTTAGCATGTTTCTAAATGAGAAGATGCAATCAGAAACGGTTGTGAACAGCTTGTAACTTTGTGCGATCGCTTACATCAAGCTCACACTCATACTGAGCGTCATCCAGCAAAGTGACTTTGCACTGAATTGTTTTCTGTCGTTTGGAGCCTTTGGCATCGTCACCCTTCTTCTCACTCTTCTTTTGGTCTTTCACGGGCTCCTCATCTTCCTTTGCTTGCGTCTCCTCTGCTTCTGCTTCCTCCTCTTTCTTCTCGGCATCCTCCTGCTCTTCCACGACTTCGGCTTCTTCGGGCTCCTCCTCGATTGCAGCTTGTTCCTTGGCTTCGTCTGGAGCTGGCTGCTGGAGGAGTAAGAATAGGAGAAGAGCTAAGTGCATAGCATAGCACGAGTTTGAAAATTTGGGCTGAGTAGCACGAGTGTCGAAAACGATGCTTAAGATTGCAATTTGCACTTTTTGCACTGACCTGCATCTCTGCGCTGTTGAGTGAGTGCTGATCAGGAGCGTGTTCAGTTTCTGGCTCCGTTTTAAGTTCTGGTTCTGGGGCAGCAATTGGTGCTTTCGCCCGCGCTTCCTCCTCGTCCTTCTTGccttttttcactttttcttttttcctccctttgtcttcttcttgtttATCGTCTGCCTTCTTCTTtcccttttcctcttccttcttTTTGGGCTCTTTTGGTTTCTCCTCTTCTTTCTTTTGGGCCTCCTTCAAAGCTTCCTCTTCTTTCCTTTTGTTGTCCTTCAGTTTCTCCTCTTTCTTTTTGGCCTCCTTCAATTTctcctcctctttctttttAGCCTCCTTCAATTTTTCctcctctttcttttttaatttctcCTCCTtcaccttctcctcctcctccttcttttttgccttttcctcctctttcttCTTGGCTTTTTCTGCCTCCTTTGCCTTCTCTTCTTCTCGCTTCTTCTTTGCCCtttcttcttcctctgcttttttcttcgctttttcttcttcctttttcttcacccttccctctttttcttttttctttgcaaCCTTTTTATCAACTTTTTCCTCCTCTATAGTCTCCTTCTCGGGCTCTGTTTCAGTGCATTTATCTTCTGTTCTCTTCTCTTGTTTCGTCTccaatttttcttcttctatttctacAACTTCCTCTAACTTGGCCTCTTCTTTTTGCTCTGctttcttctcctcctctttcttctcctcctcctttttctcCTCTGCGGTTTTCACCTTCTCTGCATCCCTTTCTTCCGATTTCTTCttggtttctttctttttctttttactgcCCTTCTTTTCTATTTTCTCGGGctcactctttttttcttcactctgtTGTTTCTCTTCACTTTGTTTGACCTCTTTTGAATCTGCTTTCTCCTCTAGGAGAGCATCATTTTCTTCAGTTTTCACTTTTTCCTCTCCCACTTCCCCAGCCTGTTCTTCTTTGTCCTCCTTTTCCTCCCGTGCTTTCTCTGCCTCAAAGCCTTCGCCTTCTGAGCACTGCGAGCGGCGTttaagaaaagaggaaaagaggCGAGAGAGGCCTTTGCCAGCGGAGGTTCGGGTGCGAGGCTTCAGCTGCTCCTCTTCAGGTGAGGAGGCTGCATCGGCAGAGGCGGACTCAGCGGCCTGCCCCAGCGCCTTCTTGCTCGACTGCTCACCTTCTGGCTCTGGCGCCGTTGCTTCTGGACTCTGCTTGTTCTCAGGTTCGGGTTCAGCGGCGCTAGCCTTCTGCTTGCCTTCAGTGTCCGCCTCGCTCGCGGCACTTGCCTCTGTTGTCATGGTAGCCACTGGGATGGAGAAGAAGAAACCAGTCAGAAATGTCGACAGGTCGCGGTGCTTTTCCGAAAGCGACAGAGCACAACACTGTTGTTCTTGAAACACAACAAACGGGATTAGGCTCAATCAACTATAAGCTTGTGTGTCGTAAACATGCGTAATTCTGTTTGGCAAACATATGCTAATAAATATACACCAAGCTTGTGTATGTATGCATCAAACATTATTATCAAGTATAGAAACCAAAACATTTTCCTTTAGTTGATCTCTCTGCTTCTAAGGTTTCATAACTAATAATATTACAATGATAATGTAAACTTATTTTGTCTATTCCAAGCATTCATACATTGAATTACTATCAACAATCAATCAATGATGCTGTCTTTCCCCTTTTAGTGGCATTTAGCCAACTGTCAACCACAGACTACATTCACAATACACACTCATGCATACAGTCGACATCCTGCaacgcacgcacatgcacagaATCCTACAATAGCTGTCCTTGTTGGATGGTGTGTCCAATATCACAATCGCCTGTTGCAGACTCATTAAATCTTACGGTCACAAAGGAAGCATTCTACACCGTGTAGGTGCCTATTAGCATCGCTTGTACCATCCGCGCCAACATTGCACACCAACCTGTGTAGTTTTACCTTCTCGCATACGAGAACAGTTTGATGACAGggaaacacaaaatgttttttttttttttttttgtatagccAACTGAATCAATAGACTGATTTGATACAAAGTACACACACCAACTTTTTCAAGACATTTTGGAAAGTAGACAAGTGTGAAGGTTTGGCTCCTGACACATCCACTTATTCAACATACAGAAACCTTGCAACAATTTCAAAAAGGAAATCTCCAAAAAGCCAGATTGTAACTGTACACTTGACAGTTGAATGAACATGACTTTGTTGGGGTTGTGCAGAGGACAGATCGCACATATTTAGAAAGGCCTTACTTGCCGATTAAAGCCGCCGACTGGCTGAAATGAACTGCCAGCATTACGCAATCACGCAACCTCTGCTGGCTGAGATGGCGCCCTTACATTAGCGATACACCTCGTCTGAACTAAGTCCTGCATAATTGCTCACTAATGTCGCCGTGTTAATGTCCGCCATATGAGTTCGAGTCCCCCGCTGCCGTGTAtgaactgggggggggggggcccggCAGGCAGACAGAGGGGCAGGCCAATCTTCCAGATGTACAGGGCCGCCCCAAAGGGTGCGCGCTTTGGCCCACTATACCATGCATGCACCTCCCATTGGAAATgcagggggaggggggtgcacacacacacataaacatacacacat
Coding sequences:
- the LOC144022882 gene encoding uncharacterized protein LOC144022882 isoform X3 produces the protein MRGLATMTTEASAASEADTEGKQKASAAEPEPENKQSPEATAPEPEGEQSSKKALGQAAESASADAASSPEEEQLKPRTRTSAGKGLSRLFSSFLKRRSQCSEGEGFEAEKAREEKEDKEEQAGEVGEEKVKTEENDALLEEKADSKEVKQSEEKQQSEEKKSEPEKIEKKGSKKKKKETKKKSEERDAEKVKTAEEKKEEEKKEEEKKAEQKEEAKLEEVVEIEEEKLETKQEKRTEDKCTETEPEKETIEEEKVDKKVAKKKEKEGRVKKKEEEKAKKKAEEEERAKKKREEEKAKEAEKAKKKEEEKAKKKEEEEKVKEEKLKKKEEEKLKEAKKKEEEKLKEAKKKEEKLKDNKRKEEEALKEAQKKEEEKPKEPKKKEEEKGKKKADDKQEEDKGRKKEKVKKGKKDEEEARAKAPIAAPEPELKTEPETEHAPDQHSLNSAEMQQPAPDEAKEQAAIEEEPEEAEVVEEQEDAEKKEEEAEAEETQAKEDEEPVKDQKKSEKKGDDAKGSKRQKTIQCKVTLLDDAQYECELDKHAKGQELITKVCDNLNLLEKDYFGLAHWETPTSKTWLEPAKEIRKQVPGAVYEFTFNIKFYPPDPAQLTEDLTRYYLCLQLRKDIMNGVLPCSFVTLSLLGSYTAQSELGEYDPEVHGADYVKDLSLAPGQSKELEEKVMELHRTYRSMTPAQADMLFLENAKKLAMYGVDLHQAKDLDGVDITLGVCSGGLMVYKDKLRINRFPWPKVLKISYKRSSFFIKIRPSEQEQYESTIGFKLPNYKASKKLWKVCVEHHTFFRVSTTEPPSSRRFLVLGSKFRYSGRTQAQTRQASSMIDRPAPRFTRSASKRLSRNLDGDKTVRSLTASTRCEVDDWSSVLVSENPHPSLEFPARSESEQTFIQSWNTQAGSRPWWELSSDARLQTRNDEWSTLAERDPALPFSSSFDFVERPANLSLASVSSIDRLLRPAQERDHDWFHHFDPIASPSLYKNVDKPQPQLVVKDEEAMSVQEQELTDEEVIERLEEMVMVVEKLEEMEDLQRRLKKVKDLEERLQEVEEVSDRIQEVIEEELGEQEVTKLKEEELQKESRAITRTVLKNSAMIVKNMNEDEEKDELEEQIKEVFLKGLLPEEDDAEKDENLFDYSLREKLRQIEDEWKDEVEEKFHLQPVNSSSQVSYQREVRTKKKVAFVDQRPQRLDAMEDTLRKIISEKTCQDSEIGLKTEILEETSERELSEVEGGSSLDKDKDMWSVLFDCPPYTPIIKASVTSAKRVALDEGEFFTSKSVVTALVDKRVLVEERPVGDIRPPQTLLEREDDWFVLLDVVARYAQPGTAVFPSAAFRTLSFLVPCSHARTFYSSVILTEPGHMEAESSFSMVETLEEIREVQLEAAEIREEAPTYLQEIQQQPVKERDDDWFVLLDVVSKDSSYVAPAAVDVSAKQDVSLTDVPVEMRDVVVKETEMKEDLRQNEVTMSASQREIDDDWFLLLDVPTRETQFVPPVTQAGYVQSYAEKSISTVVEERVEVVQKEEALKKIYPELKKIPSVIKRDDDWFLLLDVIPRETTFVPPVPLAKAAQIYPDVGPAIEVKAIEVKPLPVGLDQMRARPSQPQPEKDDDWFVAFDAVGDEVIRLPSDAPVEITPAIRKPFEAEVLTTETRTWEMKIIGENTRLDETRISEMRPVVPASGREGEDDWFELFQQQTRLEKTAPLPSVAVVENIVDVTAVKERKQKSSIEEVRLPVKLVEMKPQPREVDDDWFLFLDAVQVPVAEPVQKYPDVAAAESFAVIEQNSLQKITVVEQIWMQKKLQQQQPVQTGRKLEDDWFTLLDVPPRKTAAVAERFRFPAEVPSAKTSESKTRISVFAKPQFEKRIREERRPLKHTHVHDDWFVLLDAGRRFRKPVVTTQRSARPVSAPVFSQAALAEAGIPMAPLDQPQTSTPIRTGIKEERKLEVTLEVVEPSKSEDKSAVWTDQRTDTSLTLSINGDIQSEVTSREVVQLRKKRAKKIEGDSIYMRHSLLMLEEFDKPQEDLLRHHASISELKRNFMEAMPESRPSEWDKRLSTHSPLRTLGVNGQPGADGPPLVQTQTVTITAVPNSLPSDISTTEVPIVPTKTVTYQSAKGAVDGAEEDKESTVSISQTSETVSGTTVTTTTTHISKIVKSGSSETRVEKRIVITADSDVDQDKGKDGGASSAL
- the LOC144022882 gene encoding uncharacterized protein LOC144022882 isoform X4; protein product: MRGLATMTTEASAASEADTEGKQKASAAEPEPENKQSPEATAPEPEGEQSSKKALGQAAESASADAASSPEEEQLKPRTRTSAGKGLSRLFSSFLKRRSQCSEGEGFEAEKAREEKEDKEEQAGEVGEEKVKTEENDALLEEKADSKEVKQSEEKQQSEEKKSEPEKIEKKGSKKKKKETKKKSEERDAEKVKTAEEKKEEEKKEEEKKAEQKEEAKLEEVVEIEEEKLETKQEKRTEDKCTETEPEKETIEEEKVDKKVAKKKEKEGRVKKKEEEKAKKKAEEEERAKKKREEEKAKEAEKAKKKEEEKAKKKEEEEKVKEEKLKKKEEEKLKEAKKKEEEKLKEAKKKEEKLKDNKRKEEEALKEAQKKEEEKPKEPKKKEEEKGKKKADDKQEEDKGRKKEKVKKGKKDEEEARAKAPIAAPEPELKTEPETEHAPDQHSLNSAEMQQPAPDEAKEQAAIEEEPEEAEVVEEQEDAEKKEEEAEAEETQAKEDEEPVKDQKKSEKKGDDAKGSKRQKTIQCKVTLLDDAQYECELDKHAKGQELITKVCDNLNLLEKDYFGLAHWETPTSKTWLEPAKEIRKQVPGAVYEFTFNIKFYPPDPAQLTEDLTRYYLCLQLRKDIMNGVLPCSFVTLSLLGSYTAQSELGEYDPEVHGADYVKDLSLAPGQSKELEEKVMELHRTYRSMTPAQADMLFLENAKKLAMYGVDLHQAKDLDGVDITLGVCSGGLMVYKDKLRINRFPWPKVLKISYKRSSFFIKIRPSEQEQYESTIGFKLPNYKASKKLWKVCVEHHTFFRVSTTEPPSSRRFLVLGSKFRYSGRTQAQTRQASSMIDRPAPRFTRSASKRLSRNLDGDKTVRSLTASTRCEVDDWSSVLVSENPHPSLEFPARSESEQTFIQSWNTQAGSRPWWELSSDARLQTRNDEWSTLAERDPALPFSSSFDFVERPANLSLASVSSIDRLLRPAQERDHDWFHHFDPIASPSLYKNVDKPQPQLVVKDEEAMSVQEQELTDEEVIERLEEMVMVVEKLEEMEDLQRRLKKVKDLEERLQEVEEVSDRIQEVIEEELGEQEVTKLKEEELQKESRAITRTVLKNSAMIVKNMNEDEEKDELEEQIKEVFLKGLLPEEDDAEKDENLFDYSLREKLRQIEDEWKDEVEEKFHLQPVNSSSQVSYQREVRTKKKVAFVDQRPQRLDAMEDTLRKIISEKTCQDSEIGLKTEILEETSERELSEVEGGSSLDKDKDMWSVLFDCPPYTPIIKASVTSAKRVALDEGEFFTSKSVVTALVDKRVLVEERPVGDIRPPQTLLEREDDWFVLLDVVARYAQPGTAVFPSAAFRTLSFLVPCSHARTFYSSVILTEPGHMEAESSFSMVETLEEIREVQLEAAEIREEAPTYLQEIQQQPVKERDDDWFVLLDVVSKDSSYVAPAAVDVSAKQDVSLTDVPVEMRDVVVKETEMKEDLRQNEVTMSASQREIDDDWFLLLDVPTRETQFVPPVTQAGYVQSYAEKSISTVVEERVEVVQKEEALKKIYPELKKIPSVIKRDDDWFLLLDVIPRETTFVPPVPLAKAAQIYPDVGPAIEVKAIEVKPLPVGLDQMRARPSQPQPEKDDDWFVAFDAVGDEVIRLPSDAPVEITPAIRKPFEAEVLTTETRTWEMKIIGENTRLDETRISEMRPVVPASGREGEDDWFELFQQQTRLEKTAPLPSVAVVENIVDVTAVKERKQKSSIEEVRLPVKLVEMKPQPREVDDDWFLFLDAVQVPVAEPVQKYPDVAAAESFAVIEQNSLQKITVVEQIWMQKKLQQQQPVQTGRKLEDDWFTLLDVPPRKTAAVAERFRFPAEVPSAKTSESKTRISVFAKPQFEKRIREERRPLKHTHVHDDWFVLLDAGRRFRKPVVTTQRSARPVSAPVFSQAALAEAGIPMAPLDQPQTSTPIRTGIKEERKLEVTLEVVEPSKSEDKSAVWTDQRTDTSLTLSINGDIQSEVTSREVVQLRKKRAKKIEGDSIYMRHSLLMLEEFDKPQEDLLRHHASISELKRNFMEAMPESRPSEWDKRLSTHSPLRTLGVNGQPGADGGAVDGAEEDKESTVSISQTSETVSGTTVTTTTTHISKIVKSGSSETRVEKRIVITADSDVDQDKGKDGGASSAL